GCCACCGAGTCCACCACCACCACGTCCACGGCGTTCGAGCGCACCAGCAGCTCGGTGATCTCGAGCGCCTGCTCGCCGGTGTCGGGCTGGCTCACCAGCAGGTCGTCCACGTTCACGCCGAGCCGGCGGGCGTAGCCCACGTCCAGGGCGTGCTCGGCGTCGATGAACGCGGCGATGCCCCCCTGGCGTTGGGCCTCGGCCACGGCGTGGAGCGCCAGGGTCGTCTTCCCGGACGACTCCGGCCCGAAGATCTCCACCACCCGGCCGCGGGGGTAGCCGCCCACGCCCAACGCCACGTCGAGGGAAAGCGCTCCGGACGGGATCGCATCGATGCCGCGGGCGGGCCCTGCCTCGCCCAGCCGCATGATGGCCCCCTTTCCGAACTGCTTCTCGATCTGTCCGATGGCAAGCTCCACGGCCTGCCGGCGTTCCGTTGACATCGTCTCCTCCTTATATAAATTCGGTCGTTGGTCGTTGGTCGTTGGTCGTTGGTCGTTGGTCGTTGGTCGTTGGTCGTTGGTCGTCGGTCGAAAACCGTGGTCCCCAGGCCTAGGCGGAGACCTCGGAGCCTACGGGGCCTGCTGAAGCGTCGGACACGGCGACCATGCGGCACGTGCGGCATGGCGGAAGCAGGTTCCTTGCCCCACCCCCGGATGCGTATCCGATGGATGGCAACTTTCGTCGCTGTCGCCCTCCCTGGCCCGGTCAGGGGCAAGGGACGAGGGGGACCGTGACCCGGGGCAGGTATTCGGGGCCCTGGGGGTGCAGGCGGCTCTCGAACAGGGTCAGATGGGTCACCCTGAACCCGGGTCCTTGGGCCGTACGGATCTCCGGCCCGATCCGATCGAGGCCGACGATCCCCCCGGGGCCGCGCGCCCGGGCCAGGGTGATGTGGGGCCGGAACGGCCGGGATTCCCTGGGGAACCCGACGGTTTCCAGCCGGCTCTCCACCTCCAGGGCGCACCGTCCCAGCACGGCGGTGTCGCCCCTCAGCCCCGCCCAAAGCACGCGGGCCCGACCCCGCGGGGGGAACGTTCCGATCCCGGCCGGCGCGAGCTCGGGATGCCCTCCGGCCGCGATCGGGTGGGCCAGGGCCGCGCGTACCGCCTCGAACCGGGGAGCCGGGATCTCCCCCAGGAACCGCAGGGTGATGTGCATCCGGTCGGGGTGTACCCATCGGGCCCGGATCCCCCGGGACCGCACCCGGTCGGCGAGGTCCGCGAGGAACCCCCGCACCTCGGCGGGGAGCTCCACGGCCACGAACCCCCGGATCAGGCGCTCGCGCTCCACGATACCTTCGCCTCGGCCGCGAGCCGTTCCAGGACCTCGTCGGCGGCGCGTTCCTGGATCTGGGTTCTCGTCCCTCCCAACGACAACCTCTCGGCCCGGATTCGTCCCGGCCGGCCCCAGGCCACCCAAACCGTGCCCACGGGTTTCTCCGGGGATCCGCCCGTGGGGCCGGCGATGCCCGTGACCGCGGCCCCGATCCGGGCCGGGGACCGGGCGAACAGCCCCTCGAGCATGGCCCGGGCGCACGCCTCGGAAACGGCCCCCTGGAGCTCCAGCAGGTC
This is a stretch of genomic DNA from Deferrisoma camini S3R1. It encodes these proteins:
- the thpR gene encoding RNA 2',3'-cyclic phosphodiesterase, with product MERERLIRGFVAVELPAEVRGFLADLADRVRSRGIRARWVHPDRMHITLRFLGEIPAPRFEAVRAALAHPIAAGGHPELAPAGIGTFPPRGRARVLWAGLRGDTAVLGRCALEVESRLETVGFPRESRPFRPHITLARARGPGGIVGLDRIGPEIRTAQGPGFRVTHLTLFESRLHPQGPEYLPRVTVPLVPCP
- a CDS encoding CinA family protein; translation: MPSDLPEVRLGRFLSAGGGPLAVVESCTGGLIAHRITRVAGSSAYFDRGLVVYSNRAKTELLGVPADLLELQGAVSEACARAMLEGLFARSPARIGAAVTGIAGPTGGSPEKPVGTVWVAWGRPGRIRAERLSLGGTRTQIQERAADEVLERLAAEAKVSWSASA